The Lycium barbarum isolate Lr01 chromosome 12, ASM1917538v2, whole genome shotgun sequence genome includes a region encoding these proteins:
- the LOC132624218 gene encoding uncharacterized protein LOC132624218, with protein sequence MEGIEFHHDGESSSSSINRGREIQSSYMGNIIEQIDMASSEHNELLDSCETEIISDPRHEFVVEKQIYKDKETLNAVMRHYAFMKQFQFRVKRSGTKSYHLVCPGDNCSWCLKASSLNESRLFKIRNFCDVHTCLLKDRIYEQRQATSNVVSIIIMDKYEDPKTIYTPKDISRAMRKQHGVTLTYMQAYRAKQKRKTVLYTFIALEACIRGWEYCKPIVVVDGTHLKSTYNGTMLIACTLDPGGSLLPLAYGIVDSENDSSWIWSFERFRDAFGERENMCFVSDRHESIWNASAAVYPGLPHYACIWHLWNNLIKKCHRNKEQMRKLYYAMAKAYTLQEFNECMGRVTKIDRKLRRYLFEIGYHKWTRIHATVKRTRTQTSNIAESINNATVNARELPVAKLLDFMRELVERWNATHNEEAKNTFTDLTKKYQEIINKNGVRASTEFLHTVIDGVRRFTVCLRARTCTCGRFQLDEIPCGHAMAAIVYRHQHGAEYTSAYYNNKNFLDTYAIPVVPLPCESTWDIPRHVKEEIVLPPDGKRPPGRPATKRMKPFHEGKFKKSTVTCSRCELTLPVVCWWTHWLSLVSNKHQSEPEARAATRFKTPLKPNCMKDVSNMINKLKDS encoded by the exons ACAGGGGTCGAGAAATTCAATCTTCATACATGGGAAATATTATTGAACAGATTGATATGGCTTCAAGTGAACATAATGAGTTGTTGGATAGTTGTGAAACTGAAATAATAAGCGACCCTCGACATGAATTTGTTGTGGAAAAACAGATTTACAAGGATAAAGAAACACTCAATGCAGTTATGAGGCACTATGCCTTTATGAAGCAGTTTCAATTTCGGGTGAAAAGGTCTGGTACAAAAAG CTATCATCTCGTATGCCCTGGTGACAATTGTTCATGGTGTTTAAAGGCCTCAAGTCTAAATGAGTCAAGGCTTTTCAAGATTAGGAATTTCTGTGATGTGCACACATGCTTGTTAAAGGATAGAATTTATGAACAACGTCAAGCAACTTCCAATGTCGTCAGCATTATTATAATGGATAAGTATGAAGATCCAAAAACAATATACACACCCAAGGATATATCTAGGGCCATGAGGAAACAACATGGTGTAACATTGACCTACATGCAAGCTTATAGAGCGAAGCAAAAG AGGAAGACCGTCTTGTATACCTTTATAGCACTGGAAGCTTGTATTAGAGGATGGGAGTATTGCAAACCTATAGTGGTGGTTGATGGAACCCATCTTAAATCAACTTACAATGGGACTATGCTAATTGCTTGTACATTGGATCCAGGag GTAGTCTACTGCCGCTTGCATATGGTATAGTTGATTCCGAAAATGATTCATCTTGGATATGGTCCTTTGAGCGGTTCAGGGATGCTTTTGGTGAGAGGGAGAACATGTGCTTTGTGTCGGATAGGCATGAAAGTATATGGAATGCGAGTGCAGCAGTGTACCCTGGGCTGCCTCATTATGCCTGTATTTGGCATTTGTGGAACAATTTAATTAAGAAATGCCACAGAAACAAAGAGCAGATGAGGAAATTATACTATGCAATGGCTAAGGCATACACCCTCCAAGAGTTTAACGAATGCATGGGAAGGGTGACCAAAATAGATAGGAAGCTGAGGAGATACTTGTTTGAGATTGGTTATCATAAATGGACACGGATACATGCAACAGTAAAAAGAACACGGACACAGACTTCAAACATAGCTGAATCTATAAACAATGCTACAGTGAATGCTAGGGAATTGCCGGTGGCAAAATTATTGGATTTCATGAGGGAATTGGTTGAAAGATGGAATGCGACGCACAATGAAGAAGCAAAGAATACATTCACAGATCTTACTAAAAAGTATCAAGAAATTATCAACAAGAATGGG GTACGAGCTTCCACTGAATTTCTACATACAGTGATTGATGGTGTTAGGAGGTTCACAGTGTGTCTTCGAGCTAGGACGTGTACTTGTGGAAGATTTCAACTGGATGAGATACCTTGCGGGCATGCTATGGCTGCTATAGTGTATAGGCACCAACATGGAGCGGAATATACCTCTGCCTACTACAACAATAAGAATTTCCTAGATACATATGCAATACCAGTTGTGCCTCTTCCATGTGAAAGTACATGGGATATACCGAGGCATGTAAAGGAAGAGATTGTGTTGCCACCAGATGGTAAAAGACCACCAGGAAGACCAGCTACCAAACGAATGAAACCATTCCACGAGGGGAAATTTAAGAAATCAACAGTGACATGCAGCAGATGTG AGCTCACATTACCTGTGGTTTGCTGGTGGACTCACTGGCTTTCACTTGTATCTAATAAGCACCAATCAG